In Pseudomonadota bacterium, a single genomic region encodes these proteins:
- a CDS encoding polysaccharide lyase family 7 protein, whose amino-acid sequence MKKMNLRVGVIAGLLVLAGCGGGGSPEVVREAADAPEEAPEPTPVATDCDGTDLINVIAATDDGQSLAGNGPERAIDDDLDPASRWVSPGDAQALTLDLGAQHLVREVGIAWFEGDQRVASFRVSSSVDGVDFEPLLSDQQSSGATQRFERYDTPDTPARFLRIENFGNSQNTENAIIEGTAFGCTLETPTAAFEDGNATAADFALDPVQPPGSNFALLSWKLDTPADLDGNGIGDTASETDLNNGFSDGFFFTAADGGMVFRSTIAGEKTSVNTRFTRSELREMLRRGNTGISTRGVNGNNWLLGYQPDPGLTIGGRNGVLRATLAVNHVTETGDRNQLGRVIVGQIHAEDDEPLRLYYRKFPENERGFIYFAHEIRNGDDLYFPVLGPVNDDLDDAPDDDANPQNGIALDELFSYEVVQRGALIDVLVRRGDLTGPIIGHNVVDMQAQGSGYDVPEEWMYFKAGAYTQNSTGDGADFDQVTFYHLENTHD is encoded by the coding sequence ATGAAGAAGATGAATCTGCGCGTCGGCGTCATCGCGGGTCTGCTGGTGCTGGCCGGCTGCGGGGGCGGCGGGTCACCCGAAGTCGTACGTGAAGCGGCCGATGCCCCCGAGGAGGCGCCTGAGCCAACCCCCGTCGCCACCGACTGCGATGGAACCGACCTGATTAACGTCATCGCCGCCACGGACGACGGTCAGAGCCTAGCCGGCAACGGGCCGGAGCGCGCGATCGACGACGATCTCGATCCCGCCTCGCGTTGGGTGTCGCCGGGGGATGCACAGGCGCTCACCTTGGACCTCGGCGCCCAGCACCTGGTGCGGGAAGTCGGCATCGCCTGGTTCGAGGGAGACCAACGCGTGGCTTCCTTCCGCGTGTCATCGTCCGTGGATGGCGTCGACTTCGAGCCGCTGTTGTCCGACCAGCAGTCCTCCGGCGCCACCCAGCGCTTCGAGCGCTACGACACGCCGGACACGCCAGCACGCTTTCTGCGCATCGAGAACTTCGGCAACTCCCAGAACACGGAGAACGCCATCATCGAGGGCACCGCCTTCGGCTGTACGCTGGAGACGCCGACCGCTGCCTTCGAGGACGGCAACGCGACCGCCGCCGACTTCGCCCTCGATCCCGTGCAGCCGCCCGGGTCCAACTTCGCCTTGCTCAGCTGGAAGCTCGATACCCCCGCAGACCTCGATGGCAATGGCATCGGCGATACGGCGAGCGAGACGGATCTCAACAACGGCTTCTCGGATGGCTTCTTCTTTACCGCGGCCGATGGCGGCATGGTCTTCCGCTCCACGATCGCGGGAGAGAAGACCTCCGTTAACACGCGCTTCACCCGCTCCGAGCTACGCGAGATGCTACGCCGGGGCAACACGGGCATCAGCACCCGCGGCGTCAACGGCAACAACTGGCTGCTCGGCTACCAACCCGATCCCGGGCTTACGATCGGCGGCCGCAACGGCGTGCTGCGCGCCACCCTCGCTGTGAACCACGTGACGGAGACGGGCGATCGCAATCAGCTGGGCCGCGTGATCGTCGGCCAAATCCATGCCGAGGACGACGAGCCGCTGCGCCTGTACTACCGCAAGTTCCCTGAGAACGAGCGCGGCTTCATCTACTTCGCGCACGAGATCCGCAATGGGGATGATCTTTACTTCCCGGTGCTAGGCCCGGTGAACGACGATTTGGACGACGCGCCGGATGATGATGCGAATCCGCAGAACGGTATCGCCCTGGACGAGCTCTTCTCCTACGAGGTCGTTCAGCGCGGCGCCCTGATCGATGTGCTGGTGAGGCGTGGTGACCTCACGGGCCCGATCATCGGCCACAATGTCGTCGACATGCAGGCCCAGGGAAGCGGCTACGACGTGCCGGAGGAGTGGATGTACTTCAAAGCTGGCGCCTACACGCAGAACAGTACCGGGGACGGTGCTGACTTCGATCAGGTGACCTTCTACCACTTGGAAAACACCCACGACTAG
- a CDS encoding polysaccharide lyase family 7 protein has translation MAMPIAHAEHPGDSFNLRFWKLTLPLDDNADGKVDEISVNAIAKYTHPDFFYLDGNGHLVFTAPNKAKTTSGSTNTRSELRQMLRGRNTSIGTHDPKNNFALKAHRNSRSFADVGGQLEATLKVLHVARNAKHGHKRPAYSVVVGQIHADKDQAVINKGKGFGWGNEPIKVYYKKWPDHETGSVFWTYERNLAKDDPDRTDIAYPVWGNTWENADDPGEAGIALGEWFNYNINVHRNTMYLTFRTADPSRTVTYQIDLSNNVDAYGKVDEKDNPKGYSGDALYFKAGAYNQCSTRDNEAMWYAACAGTGDWATDQANGDYTSVAFRRIQVSGSVDPKRLAGKR, from the coding sequence ATGGCGATGCCGATAGCTCACGCTGAGCACCCGGGCGATAGCTTCAACCTGCGGTTCTGGAAGCTCACGCTACCGCTCGATGACAATGCCGACGGTAAAGTCGACGAGATCAGCGTCAACGCCATCGCCAAGTACACCCATCCGGACTTCTTCTATCTCGACGGCAACGGTCACCTGGTCTTCACCGCCCCCAACAAGGCGAAGACGACCTCGGGCTCCACCAACACTCGTAGCGAGCTACGCCAGATGCTCCGCGGTCGGAACACGAGCATCGGCACCCACGACCCGAAGAACAACTTCGCCCTGAAGGCCCACCGCAACTCGCGGTCCTTCGCCGATGTCGGTGGCCAGTTGGAGGCCACCCTGAAGGTGCTGCACGTCGCCCGCAACGCCAAGCACGGCCACAAGCGGCCGGCGTATTCCGTGGTGGTGGGGCAGATCCACGCCGACAAGGACCAGGCGGTGATCAACAAGGGCAAGGGCTTCGGATGGGGTAACGAACCCATCAAGGTCTACTACAAGAAGTGGCCCGATCATGAGACGGGATCTGTGTTCTGGACCTACGAACGCAACTTGGCCAAGGACGATCCGGACCGCACCGATATCGCCTACCCCGTCTGGGGTAACACCTGGGAGAATGCGGACGATCCCGGCGAGGCGGGTATCGCCTTAGGGGAGTGGTTCAACTACAACATCAACGTGCATCGGAACACGATGTACCTGACGTTCCGCACCGCTGACCCGTCGCGCACCGTCACCTATCAGATCGATTTGTCGAACAACGTGGATGCCTACGGCAAGGTGGATGAGAAGGACAACCCGAAGGGCTACTCGGGCGACGCCTTGTACTTCAAGGCGGGCGCCTACAACCAGTGCAGCACGCGGGATAACGAAGCCATGTGGTACGCCGCGTGCGCCGGCACAGGTGATTGGGCAACTGATCAGGCTAACGGTGACTACACCTCGGTGGCTTTCCGGCGTATCCAAGTGAGCGGTTCGGTCGATCCAAAGCGATTGGCGGGTAAGCGGTAG